One window of Paenibacillus sp. FSL K6-3182 genomic DNA carries:
- a CDS encoding glycoside hydrolase family 16 protein, with amino-acid sequence MSKLLWEQDFLNRNTDLSAWNIRLGNDLLDNDGKPIDPGWGNGEQQFYTGHANNLYIDELGLNLCARREAIEKDGRQFAYTSARIDTKDYLSFCYGKLIVRAKLPVGQGLWPAIWLLPQHQAYGPWPASGEIDIMEAKGRLPRQVSGTLHYGKDWDHKVTDEFSYQLEQGTINEFRDYSLEWDAGSIRWLVDGHCFAERPMEPGIMPFDEPFYLVLNLAVGGWYDHVAVDETALPAVMTVSNIWLYQS; translated from the coding sequence ATGAGCAAGCTTTTATGGGAGCAGGATTTTTTAAATAGAAACACCGATTTGAGCGCATGGAACATTCGCCTTGGCAACGATTTGCTTGATAATGATGGCAAACCAATAGACCCGGGCTGGGGCAACGGGGAACAGCAGTTTTATACCGGACATGCTAACAATCTATATATCGATGAATTGGGGTTAAACCTATGCGCGCGACGTGAAGCCATTGAAAAAGACGGTCGGCAATTTGCGTACACCTCGGCCCGTATAGATACAAAAGACTATCTCTCCTTTTGCTATGGAAAGCTTATCGTTCGCGCAAAGCTGCCAGTGGGACAGGGGTTATGGCCTGCCATATGGCTGCTCCCGCAGCATCAGGCCTACGGTCCTTGGCCTGCCTCTGGCGAGATTGACATTATGGAAGCTAAAGGCCGCTTGCCGAGGCAAGTATCCGGAACGCTGCACTATGGGAAGGATTGGGACCATAAGGTTACCGATGAGTTCTCCTACCAGCTTGAACAGGGAACCATTAACGAATTCCGTGATTATTCATTGGAATGGGATGCTGGCTCCATAAGGTGGCTGGTAGATGGGCATTGCTTCGCCGAGCGCCCTATGGAGCCGGGCATTATGCCCTTTGACGAGCCTTTTTATTTGGTGCTTAACCTTGCTGTTGGGGGCTGGTATGACCATGTGGCGGTGGATGAAACAGCGCTGCCAGCGGTCATGACAGTTTCAAACATATGGCTGTATCAAAGTTGA
- a CDS encoding DUF4386 domain-containing protein has translation MTITVQEKSNQRTAALTAGISLIIMTLASFFSYGFVHGSLVVEGDASATFNNIVSSNNLFKGEIFGWVIIMISDILVTWAFYVFLEPLNKSLSLLGAWLRLTYTTILGIAILNLILVLLLSKNTDQLVSFNIEQTQSLMMLFLEAFQSIWSIGLIVFGGHLFIVGYVALKSNRIPKVISILLLLASIGYIVVHLSKTFLSHYDGVIDALNVVFMAPMIAGELGFGIWLLLRGGKLPKSER, from the coding sequence ATGACTATCACCGTACAAGAAAAATCAAATCAGCGAACTGCCGCTTTAACGGCTGGCATTTCACTTATCATCATGACTCTTGCCTCATTTTTTTCCTATGGCTTTGTCCATGGGAGCCTTGTTGTGGAAGGCGATGCCAGCGCGACATTCAACAACATCGTATCATCAAATAACCTTTTCAAAGGTGAAATCTTTGGCTGGGTCATCATTATGATTTCTGACATTCTTGTCACCTGGGCTTTTTATGTGTTCCTAGAGCCATTGAATAAAAGCCTTTCCTTGCTAGGTGCATGGCTCCGTCTTACCTATACGACTATACTCGGAATTGCCATTTTAAACTTGATCCTTGTATTGCTGCTCTCGAAAAATACAGACCAGTTGGTCTCATTTAATATCGAACAAACGCAATCACTTATGATGCTATTTCTTGAGGCATTCCAATCGATTTGGTCTATTGGTTTGATCGTTTTTGGCGGGCATTTGTTCATTGTGGGCTATGTGGCTTTAAAATCAAACCGTATTCCTAAAGTGATCAGCATTTTATTGCTGCTTGCTTCAATAGGCTATATCGTCGTTCACCTTAGCAAAACATTTCTTTCACATTACGATGGGGTAATTGATGCACTTAATGTCGTATTTATGGCGCCAATGATTGCAGGAGAGCTAGGCTTTGGAATTTGGCTGCTGCTCAGAGGAGGAAAACTTCCCAAAAGTGAAAGATAG
- a CDS encoding TetR/AcrR family transcriptional regulator yields MNTKSLIIEKATVLFQQKGYKSVGLNELLKVCNVTKGALYHHFPNGKEELLIACLQALNEAITTDIENIFRRYPLTIEATQGMIEKLIHNLETEGTITGYTFSSIVSEMATVSEPVRKACSVLYENIQHIYCVKLIAEGYSDESAAAIALMMTATIEGAMLLCLTQKSSAPLKTIAKMLPNVLKTFNTEN; encoded by the coding sequence TTGAATACAAAATCGCTAATCATTGAGAAGGCTACCGTCCTATTTCAGCAAAAGGGATACAAAAGTGTAGGTCTGAATGAACTTTTAAAAGTCTGCAACGTTACAAAAGGAGCGCTGTATCATCATTTTCCAAATGGTAAAGAAGAACTGTTAATTGCTTGTTTGCAAGCTTTAAACGAAGCCATTACGACAGATATCGAAAATATTTTTAGAAGGTATCCATTAACTATAGAAGCGACGCAAGGCATGATCGAAAAACTAATTCACAACTTAGAAACAGAAGGTACGATTACCGGTTATACATTTAGCAGTATTGTCAGTGAAATGGCCACAGTGAGTGAGCCTGTTCGCAAAGCATGCAGTGTGCTGTATGAAAATATTCAACATATTTATTGTGTGAAACTTATAGCTGAAGGTTATTCTGATGAGTCAGCTGCTGCTATTGCCTTGATGATGACTGCTACAATCGAAGGTGCTATGCTGCTTTGTTTAACGCAAAAATCATCAGCTCCCTTAAAAACGATCGCTAAAATGTTGCCAAATGTATTGAAGACCTTTAATACAGAAAATTAG
- a CDS encoding DUF2798 domain-containing protein: MNLETRLPRNGKEGALYGAIICTLTVLFMTSLNIILASREFNGEVAFMILKTLPIMWIIVMILEPVFIGRIAEKLVDKFTEPTDSFNSKIMFRILFTVLGMSACMTLIGHIVGNGFSSEIFSNFLTNWPRNFLIVLIAESLVIQPIARLAMVKLHAVQDKKMMEC, translated from the coding sequence ATGAACTTAGAAACAAGATTGCCGAGAAACGGAAAAGAGGGAGCATTATATGGTGCAATTATTTGTACATTGACCGTTCTGTTTATGACGTCATTAAATATAATTTTAGCTTCCCGAGAATTTAATGGAGAAGTTGCCTTCATGATTCTTAAAACGTTACCGATCATGTGGATTATTGTCATGATTTTGGAGCCTGTGTTTATTGGCCGTATCGCCGAAAAATTGGTTGATAAATTTACTGAACCAACGGACAGCTTTAATTCCAAAATTATGTTCCGTATCTTATTTACTGTACTAGGAATGTCGGCTTGTATGACGCTTATTGGTCATATTGTAGGAAACGGTTTTAGTTCAGAAATTTTTAGCAACTTCTTAACCAACTGGCCAAGAAACTTCTTAATTGTACTAATTGCAGAGAGCTTAGTCATTCAACCCATTGCGCGATTAGCGATGGTAAAGCTACATGCTGTCCAAGATAAAAAAATGATGGAGTGTTGA
- a CDS encoding TetR/AcrR family transcriptional regulator — translation MEKGEKTRHYIITKAAELFNQKGYSGSSLSDITELTGIKKGGIYRHFSSKDEIAYEAFSYAGRIVGAQLAHAISQQETASGKLLAYLHVYEKVVDAPPFIGGCPLLNTAIESDDSHPGLREKAQQAMQGTLEAKKKIIFDGVQSGEFKADLDIEALATFSLSIMQGGIMMSKLEGNNRHIRMNIKSFAAYLKTACLREPS, via the coding sequence ATGGAGAAAGGTGAAAAGACACGCCATTACATCATAACGAAAGCCGCTGAACTTTTTAACCAAAAGGGATATTCGGGCTCATCCTTATCTGATATAACAGAGTTGACAGGCATTAAGAAAGGCGGCATTTATCGTCATTTTTCCAGTAAAGATGAGATTGCATATGAAGCCTTTAGTTATGCCGGGCGTATTGTTGGGGCTCAGCTTGCTCATGCAATCAGTCAGCAGGAAACAGCCTCTGGCAAGCTGCTGGCATATTTACATGTATACGAGAAAGTCGTTGACGCGCCTCCCTTCATCGGGGGCTGCCCGCTCCTAAACACCGCTATTGAAAGCGACGACAGTCATCCAGGCCTACGCGAGAAAGCCCAGCAAGCAATGCAAGGTACGTTGGAAGCCAAGAAAAAAATCATTTTCGATGGTGTGCAAAGCGGTGAATTTAAAGCAGACCTTGATATAGAGGCGCTGGCTACCTTCTCCCTTTCCATCATGCAGGGTGGTATTATGATGAGCAAGCTTGAAGGCAATAATCGGCATATCCGGATGAATATTAAGAGCTTTGCTGCTTATTTAAAAACAGCGTGCTTACGCGAACCCAGTTAG
- a CDS encoding Crp/Fnr family transcriptional regulator: protein MKSILFKYMTKFTSLSDEEQQAIVDDILIEEYKKGTILLRQGDVPTKCYFVLKGIVRQYLIDEAGKEVTSNFFTEEQAVSIFNRHQQNKPSAYTLTCLEDCILVVGELNDEKGMFNKHLQLESMVRIMVEENLGEVQDELTSFIASAPEERYKALLRKRPHLVDRVPQHQLASYLGITPESLSRIKKRVNNSDS from the coding sequence ATGAAAAGCATATTGTTTAAGTATATGACTAAATTTACGTCTCTTAGCGATGAGGAACAACAGGCTATCGTTGATGACATCCTTATCGAGGAATATAAAAAGGGAACGATACTCCTTAGACAAGGAGATGTTCCCACAAAGTGTTATTTCGTGCTGAAGGGCATTGTCAGACAGTACTTAATAGATGAAGCGGGAAAAGAGGTTACATCGAATTTTTTCACAGAAGAGCAAGCCGTATCGATTTTTAATCGTCATCAGCAAAATAAGCCGTCCGCGTACACCTTAACTTGCCTTGAAGATTGTATATTGGTGGTTGGGGAGCTCAATGATGAAAAAGGCATGTTCAATAAACACTTACAACTCGAATCAATGGTACGCATAATGGTAGAAGAAAATCTGGGTGAGGTGCAAGATGAGTTGACATCATTCATTGCTTCTGCACCTGAAGAACGCTACAAAGCGCTTTTGCGAAAAAGGCCTCATCTCGTCGATCGTGTACCCCAACATCAATTGGCAAGCTATCTTGGCATAACGCCAGAGTCATTAAGCAGAATCAAGAAACGGGTCAACAATAGTGATAGTTAA
- a CDS encoding helix-turn-helix domain-containing protein: MNKLSELVVFGQLLSDVIGIPIFIIHPGRTIEAEFVDRSLQSNPYFTSIREQVAGYAYALYAAEQPVHFTRSRLQYFFVNAMDENQLTGTLVVGPYMNEKPQEGEWNETISSLPIGNRRHLLELYEEIALLSTERIAVFSRMIYYVLRRQLVDSSISLLADAMSMQEPVVEKREPEAELSRRRRNGMLHANLSHERVMLHYVRSGERERIRTFVMESIIAEDEFGVLAKRSRIRSEKNLMITGIALICRAAIEGGMHEEDAFTLSDFYIQQLEEKDTLQAISAIMTEVLFDFVDRVSEVRRGHYSPAIQDSLHEIANHLYGDITLERLAESANLSPNYLSSLFKKEVGLTISEYVQRERIEEAKRLLTLTDYPIADIAAWLNFNDQSYFNKVFKKWNGVSPKAYRKSERRPAQKYSE, from the coding sequence ATGAATAAGCTCTCTGAGCTGGTTGTTTTTGGCCAGCTTCTCTCTGATGTGATTGGAATCCCTATATTTATCATTCATCCGGGTCGGACAATTGAAGCGGAGTTTGTAGACCGTTCGCTTCAGTCTAATCCTTACTTTACGTCCATTCGTGAACAGGTGGCGGGCTACGCTTATGCACTTTATGCTGCAGAGCAGCCGGTTCATTTTACCCGATCACGGCTCCAATATTTTTTTGTGAATGCGATGGATGAGAACCAGCTTACTGGCACGCTTGTCGTCGGTCCGTACATGAATGAGAAGCCGCAAGAGGGTGAATGGAACGAGACAATAAGCTCCCTCCCCATTGGTAACCGGAGGCATTTATTGGAGTTGTATGAGGAGATTGCGCTGCTCTCCACGGAGCGCATAGCCGTATTTAGCCGAATGATTTATTATGTGCTTCGCAGGCAGCTCGTTGATTCGTCGATCAGTCTTCTAGCGGATGCAATGTCGATGCAGGAACCGGTTGTGGAGAAGAGAGAGCCGGAAGCTGAGCTGTCGCGAAGACGTCGAAACGGTATGCTGCACGCCAACCTGTCGCATGAGCGTGTCATGCTGCATTATGTGCGTAGCGGAGAGCGGGAGAGAATAAGAACATTCGTCATGGAATCCATCATTGCCGAGGACGAGTTTGGCGTGCTGGCCAAGCGGAGCAGGATTCGAAGTGAGAAGAACTTGATGATTACGGGAATCGCCCTAATTTGCCGAGCTGCAATTGAAGGAGGAATGCACGAGGAGGATGCGTTTACGCTGAGTGATTTCTATATTCAGCAGCTGGAGGAGAAGGATACGCTTCAAGCGATAAGCGCCATCATGACCGAGGTGCTGTTCGACTTCGTCGATCGGGTATCAGAGGTTCGCCGGGGTCACTACTCACCCGCAATACAGGATAGCCTTCACGAAATTGCTAACCATTTATACGGTGACATTACTCTTGAACGGCTAGCCGAGAGTGCGAATCTTAGCCCCAACTACTTGTCGAGCTTGTTCAAGAAGGAGGTTGGACTTACCATTTCCGAATATGTCCAGCGTGAACGGATTGAGGAAGCGAAGAGGCTGCTCACGTTGACCGACTATCCGATTGCTGATATCGCAGCATGGCTGAACTTCAACGATCAAAGCTATTTCAACAAGGTATTTAAAAAATGGAATGGAGTGTCTCCGAAGGCATATCGGAAGAGTGAACGGCGTCCGGCGCAAAAATACTCGGAATGA
- a CDS encoding TetR/AcrR family transcriptional regulator yields the protein MDPRVLRTRQLIRDAFVDLLQETDLEKITVNRIAERATINRVTFYLHYRDIPEMLERLSDDMINEIHTILHDIRNQPRSTDLDWSILLKVLEHIAENSKFYKVLLASQRIPIFTDKLSNLIVDLITSRREYQNNSSSKPAVIVSKDIAIWYGSSAFIGTIVCWLRNDMPYTPLFLAKQLSQLFRLHQNTDQLVDLE from the coding sequence ATGGATCCACGTGTACTTCGCACGCGTCAATTGATTCGAGATGCCTTTGTAGATTTGCTGCAGGAGACGGATCTAGAAAAAATAACGGTGAATCGTATTGCGGAACGCGCGACCATCAATCGTGTTACTTTCTATCTTCATTACCGAGATATTCCGGAAATGCTTGAGAGATTATCAGACGATATGATTAATGAAATACATACTATTCTTCATGACATTCGAAATCAGCCTCGTTCTACTGATTTGGATTGGTCCATTCTGCTTAAAGTGCTCGAGCATATTGCTGAGAACTCTAAGTTTTATAAGGTTCTGCTCGCTTCGCAGCGCATACCGATCTTCACGGATAAGCTTTCGAATTTAATTGTTGATCTTATCACTAGCAGAAGAGAGTACCAAAACAACTCCTCATCTAAACCGGCCGTAATCGTATCAAAAGATATTGCAATCTGGTACGGCTCCTCCGCCTTTATTGGTACAATTGTCTGCTGGCTTCGCAATGATATGCCTTATACGCCGCTTTTTCTCGCCAAGCAGCTCTCTCAGCTGTTCCGTTTGCATCAAAATACGGACCAGCTCGTAGATCTGGAATAA
- a CDS encoding ABC transporter permease subunit → MFQYRTGQIKTFFRQWQLQSMVIPGIIWMFIFCYIPMFWLIIAFMDFSIAKPMLQSPFVGLKHFQDFITDDRFWRSIRNTLGMSSIKLLLGFPIPIFFALMLNEIRTIRFKRTVQTISYLPHFIAWTIFGGIMLNWLGEGGVINQLMMALGLQDREILFNSDAKYFWWITYFSDTLKETGWSAIIYIAAIAGIDPGLYEAAELDGANRWQRMWHITIQSIRPTIAILFILAVSGILGSNFEQIFMLKNNMNMKMAESLDLYIYNMGLVSGRHSFSTAVLFVRSIVALGLLFLANYTSKKLTGDSIF, encoded by the coding sequence ATGTTTCAATACAGGACGGGACAAATAAAAACTTTTTTTAGGCAGTGGCAATTGCAAAGCATGGTAATCCCAGGCATTATATGGATGTTCATCTTTTGTTATATTCCAATGTTTTGGTTGATTATTGCATTTATGGACTTCAGTATCGCCAAGCCCATGCTGCAATCACCCTTTGTAGGGCTAAAACACTTTCAAGATTTTATTACGGATGACCGTTTTTGGCGCTCGATCCGCAATACTCTAGGGATGAGCAGCATCAAGCTGCTGCTAGGTTTTCCCATTCCCATCTTTTTCGCCCTGATGCTTAATGAAATACGGACGATTCGATTTAAGCGCACAGTACAAACCATTTCATACCTACCGCACTTTATTGCCTGGACTATTTTTGGCGGCATTATGCTCAATTGGCTGGGCGAGGGCGGTGTCATCAACCAACTGATGATGGCGCTCGGACTGCAGGATCGCGAAATTCTGTTTAATAGTGACGCTAAATATTTTTGGTGGATTACCTATTTCTCCGATACGCTGAAGGAAACGGGCTGGAGTGCCATCATTTATATCGCTGCAATCGCTGGCATTGATCCAGGGCTATACGAGGCAGCGGAGCTCGATGGCGCCAACCGTTGGCAGCGGATGTGGCATATTACCATTCAGAGCATACGTCCTACCATCGCGATTTTGTTCATCCTCGCTGTCAGCGGGATACTCGGCAGCAACTTTGAACAAATCTTTATGCTGAAGAACAACATGAACATGAAGATGGCCGAAAGCCTGGATTTGTACATCTATAACATGGGCTTGGTATCTGGGCGCCATTCCTTCTCAACAGCCGTCTTGTTTGTCCGCTCCATTGTGGCGTTAGGGCTATTATTTTTGGCCAATTACACATCCAAGAAATTAACTGGCGACAGCATTTTTTAA
- a CDS encoding DHA2 family efflux MFS transporter permease subunit translates to MSTSLAFDSNSIKKGPLLFVMILGAFIAVLNQTIMSVALPELMIDFSIEASTAQWLTTGYMLVNGVLIPITAFLMQRFTTRELFQSSMIIFLVGTIVSAVAPNFDILLTGRLIQAAGAGIIMPLLMNVILTVFPPDKRGAAMGMVGLSIIFAPAIGPAVAGYVMEHYSWRTMFYGMLPIVVLIIVVAYIFLKNVAERTYPKIDFLSVILSTVGFGTVLYGFSSAGSKGWSSAEVIASIVIGVVSLILFTWRQLISKDPLLDLRAFKYSMFSLTTIINIAVTMVMYADMMLLPLYLQSARGYTALESGLLMLPGALLMGLMMPITGKLFDRFGAKWLSIIGMAITIITTIGFVNLTDSTSYTYLVLMSTGRRFGMAMFLMPITTAGLNQLPARLNAHGTAISNTIKQVAGAIGTSLLVTVMASRTKAHLLDMSAAGDAANFSKEHIMMEASIQGINDAYLVIIGIGVVGLVLSFFIKRVGQAEEVEETKIALNRKTAVEA, encoded by the coding sequence ATGAGTACAAGTTTAGCTTTTGACAGTAATTCAATTAAGAAAGGTCCCTTATTGTTTGTCATGATACTGGGTGCGTTCATCGCAGTTCTGAATCAGACGATAATGAGCGTTGCGCTGCCGGAGTTGATGATTGACTTTAGCATTGAGGCGTCTACAGCACAGTGGCTGACAACCGGATACATGCTGGTTAACGGGGTACTTATTCCAATCACTGCATTCCTCATGCAGCGTTTTACGACCCGTGAGCTGTTTCAGTCTTCCATGATCATTTTTCTCGTCGGTACGATTGTTTCGGCAGTTGCGCCTAACTTCGACATTTTGCTAACTGGCCGCCTTATTCAAGCAGCTGGAGCGGGGATTATTATGCCTCTGTTAATGAATGTTATTCTGACCGTATTTCCTCCTGATAAGCGCGGAGCTGCCATGGGTATGGTTGGATTGTCTATTATTTTTGCTCCTGCAATTGGACCTGCAGTGGCTGGTTATGTCATGGAGCATTATTCATGGCGTACGATGTTTTATGGCATGCTTCCAATTGTCGTCCTCATTATTGTAGTTGCTTATATTTTCCTGAAAAATGTAGCTGAACGAACCTATCCTAAAATTGATTTTTTGAGTGTCATTCTGTCAACAGTCGGATTTGGTACCGTTCTTTATGGCTTCAGCAGTGCTGGAAGCAAAGGCTGGTCAAGCGCGGAAGTGATTGCATCGATTGTTATTGGTGTGGTTTCCTTGATTTTGTTTACATGGAGACAGCTGATTTCGAAGGATCCGCTTCTGGATCTAAGAGCGTTTAAATACAGCATGTTTTCTCTTACCACCATTATTAATATTGCTGTAACCATGGTCATGTATGCAGATATGATGCTGCTCCCACTCTATTTGCAAAGCGCACGTGGATACACCGCTTTGGAGTCAGGCTTGCTTATGCTCCCTGGCGCGCTTCTAATGGGACTAATGATGCCGATAACAGGAAAGCTATTCGACCGGTTTGGAGCAAAATGGCTGTCCATCATCGGTATGGCTATTACGATCATCACAACCATCGGCTTCGTTAATCTAACCGATTCGACTAGCTATACGTATTTAGTGCTGATGTCCACAGGACGACGCTTCGGTATGGCAATGTTCCTGATGCCAATCACTACGGCGGGTCTCAACCAACTGCCAGCAAGACTAAATGCGCACGGTACTGCAATATCCAACACCATCAAGCAGGTAGCTGGCGCAATAGGTACTTCTCTGCTTGTTACGGTTATGGCTAGCCGGACAAAGGCGCATCTTCTAGATATGTCTGCAGCAGGCGACGCGGCTAATTTTTCGAAGGAGCATATTATGATGGAGGCTTCTATTCAAGGTATTAATGATGCATATCTTGTCATCATTGGAATCGGAGTAGTAGGTCTGGTGCTTTCCTTCTTCATTAAACGTGTGGGGCAAGCCGAGGAAGTAGAAGAAACTAAAATAGCTCTGAACCGAAAAACAGCTGTTGAGGCGTAG
- a CDS encoding MFS transporter has translation MGTTWFKESSYAWIGLGSLWIIGFIGALTRFSMSFFQVQIAMDLQISRGFISMAWSTNLLITAICAPLGGWLVDRYGAKRILFISAVLSTLGTGVVVLGNQPILFFIGYGVISGLAGIGLTTSYILMFEWFKHHRAKAMALLGSASSVGLAIITPIFVSAGWLTWKDAFMASFALGIVVTLPVIWLGIKSSQQQNINKAQKDRPVVIEEHDMPLKVTTSPKKFVYLPIFVVVVIALFTCGINMGSVEMNLVAIHQLADVSPSMIALSMSILGIMEITGALICGYFLDRYNKLMMMTILYGIRILGFVFLFMHLGSSPIVFAIAFGITYLTAVPGGILVINEFAKGKGKHTGVLLLFHQGGGIVGALIGGLSFDYFGSYQNLIAVDILICILVTLGYFILFTTHKRKLRIPNNKVAASEAL, from the coding sequence ATGGGCACAACATGGTTTAAGGAATCCAGCTATGCATGGATTGGATTAGGGTCTCTTTGGATTATTGGATTTATTGGTGCATTGACCAGGTTCAGCATGTCTTTTTTTCAGGTGCAAATAGCAATGGATTTACAGATTAGCAGGGGATTTATTTCGATGGCATGGTCGACTAATTTATTAATTACAGCGATATGCGCTCCTTTGGGTGGCTGGCTTGTAGATCGTTACGGTGCAAAAAGGATATTGTTTATAAGTGCAGTCTTGAGTACCTTGGGTACTGGCGTTGTCGTGTTAGGGAACCAGCCTATCTTGTTTTTCATTGGATATGGTGTTATCTCTGGTTTAGCTGGTATTGGGCTGACGACAAGTTATATATTGATGTTTGAATGGTTTAAGCATCATCGTGCTAAAGCAATGGCACTGCTGGGGAGTGCTTCCTCTGTAGGATTAGCGATTATTACACCAATTTTCGTATCCGCGGGATGGCTGACTTGGAAGGATGCTTTTATGGCTTCTTTTGCTCTAGGAATTGTTGTGACATTACCTGTTATTTGGCTTGGAATTAAGAGCTCTCAACAGCAAAATATAAATAAAGCTCAAAAGGATCGTCCAGTAGTGATCGAGGAGCATGATATGCCGCTTAAAGTAACAACATCACCCAAGAAATTTGTCTATCTTCCTATCTTTGTCGTTGTCGTTATTGCACTGTTCACCTGCGGTATTAATATGGGTTCCGTCGAAATGAACTTGGTAGCTATACATCAGTTGGCAGATGTGTCACCAAGCATGATCGCCTTATCCATGAGTATACTTGGCATTATGGAAATTACGGGGGCTCTCATTTGCGGCTATTTTCTAGATCGATACAATAAATTAATGATGATGACCATATTGTATGGCATACGTATTTTGGGTTTTGTTTTCCTCTTTATGCACTTGGGAAGCTCACCCATTGTATTTGCAATCGCGTTCGGAATTACTTACTTAACCGCAGTACCGGGAGGAATCCTTGTCATTAATGAATTTGCAAAAGGAAAAGGAAAACATACGGGAGTCCTTCTTCTATTCCATCAGGGAGGCGGTATAGTGGGAGCTTTAATTGGAGGCTTATCTTTCGATTATTTTGGGAGTTATCAGAACCTGATTGCCGTTGACATCCTAATCTGTATCCTTGTAACGCTAGGTTATTTCATATTATTTACGACCCATAAACGGAAGCTTCGAATCCCCAATAATAAGGTTGCAGCAAGCGAGGCGCTTTGA
- a CDS encoding glucose 1-dehydrogenase, translating to MLENKIAIVTGAGSGIGRASSLKMASNGATIVAVDFNQESGQETVRMIHEQGGEAIFVPADVSKSEDVQRYVKAAVDTYGRIDIFFNNAGVVQKFSKLADIDENEFDRIMNVNVRGVFLGMKYVIKVMEEQESGTIINTASTAGVKSEHSASAYSASKHAVVGLTKGAAIEYVKKGIRINGICPGGVETALTKSVEQAFMSGGYVPEEVGNMRMGRYAKPDELAEVVTFLASDRSSYMTGSIVLVDGGLTL from the coding sequence ATGTTGGAAAATAAAATAGCTATCGTTACTGGAGCAGGGAGCGGCATCGGCCGTGCAAGCAGCTTGAAAATGGCCAGCAACGGCGCAACGATTGTCGCTGTTGATTTTAATCAGGAATCCGGTCAAGAGACGGTTCGAATGATTCATGAACAGGGCGGCGAAGCCATCTTCGTACCGGCCGACGTGTCAAAAAGCGAGGATGTTCAGCGTTATGTAAAAGCAGCCGTCGATACTTACGGACGTATCGATATTTTCTTCAACAATGCCGGCGTTGTACAGAAGTTCTCGAAACTCGCGGATATTGATGAGAACGAGTTCGACCGAATTATGAACGTTAATGTCCGGGGCGTCTTCCTCGGCATGAAATATGTAATAAAGGTAATGGAGGAGCAAGAAAGCGGAACGATTATTAATACCGCTTCGACAGCTGGGGTCAAAAGTGAGCACAGCGCATCCGCTTATTCCGCCAGCAAACATGCGGTTGTCGGCCTGACGAAAGGTGCGGCAATCGAGTATGTGAAAAAAGGCATCCGTATCAACGGCATTTGTCCGGGTGGTGTGGAAACGGCTCTGACGAAGAGCGTCGAACAGGCTTTCATGTCCGGAGGATACGTGCCTGAGGAAGTCGGCAATATGCGTATGGGCCGCTATGCTAAGCCGGACGAGCTGGCGGAGGTCGTCACATTCCTTGCTTCCGATCGCTCCAGCTACATGACGGGCTCCATCGTACTGGTCGATGGTGGGCTGACACTTTAA